One stretch of Tepidibacter hydrothermalis DNA includes these proteins:
- a CDS encoding copper amine oxidase N-terminal domain-containing protein, whose amino-acid sequence MNVIISGVVIVIVAVLIFKFKQYLILLSIIQIGLSGLICLYPCDNNIKIIILIIFNIVISWISFKFFRNKKYEYIFVSVLNYSAVTIFGYTVLTETNVLENPILTYIFSIVCILLAVYQKRFLNIFRFINMKSSNDAEAKDITIISMILIALIVFIYLTISKYIHMEPSTVNGATDCFELIGNDIFNTYILFFTLISECEKFIQKKETEINNKEVKIKINNNIVVFENAKAYYDENDKTVLVPIQLFTDALGATVREISDQIIEIKKESKSIFLKVECNSAYIERKDIKMNTNIKIINNVVYVPIEFICKHLGVNVTWQKYKRTIHIDNKDPIIVSV is encoded by the coding sequence ATGAATGTTATAATTTCGGGAGTAGTAATAGTAATAGTAGCAGTGTTAATTTTTAAATTTAAACAATATTTAATTCTATTATCTATAATTCAAATTGGATTATCAGGATTGATTTGTTTATATCCATGTGACAATAATATAAAAATAATTATTTTAATTATTTTTAATATCGTAATTTCATGGATTTCTTTTAAATTTTTTAGAAATAAAAAATATGAATACATATTTGTCTCTGTTCTGAATTACTCAGCTGTGACTATATTTGGATATACCGTATTGACTGAAACTAATGTGTTAGAAAATCCTATTTTGACATATATTTTTTCTATAGTTTGTATATTATTAGCTGTATATCAAAAACGGTTTCTAAATATTTTTAGGTTTATAAATATGAAGAGTTCAAATGATGCAGAAGCCAAGGATATTACAATTATATCAATGATATTAATAGCATTGATAGTCTTCATATATCTTACTATTTCTAAATATATACATATGGAACCATCTACAGTTAATGGTGCAACTGATTGTTTTGAACTGATAGGTAATGATATTTTTAATACGTATATATTATTTTTTACTTTAATAAGTGAATGTGAGAAATTTATACAAAAAAAAGAAACAGAAATAAATAATAAAGAAGTAAAAATAAAAATAAATAATAATATTGTAGTTTTTGAAAATGCAAAAGCTTATTATGATGAAAATGATAAGACTGTTTTAGTACCTATACAATTGTTTACTGATGCTTTAGGAGCAACTGTAAGAGAGATATCTGATCAAATTATTGAAATAAAAAAAGAAAGTAAAAGTATATTCCTAAAAGTAGAATGTAATAGCGCGTATATTGAAAGAAAAGATATAAAAATGAATACAAATATTAAGATTATTAATAATGTTGTTTATGTTCCTATTGAATTTATTTGTAAACACCTAGGAGTAAATGTAACTTGGCAAAAATACAAAAGAACTATACATATAGATAACAAAGACCCTATTATAGTAAGTGTATAG